A window of the Loxodonta africana isolate mLoxAfr1 chromosome 3, mLoxAfr1.hap2, whole genome shotgun sequence genome harbors these coding sequences:
- the PRKCSH gene encoding glucosidase 2 subunit beta isoform X1, with the protein MQQELWLLGKRGAVGIDLWPQPRVWKDSPTLIGRKKSPRYSVGESASPRSLLPSVESVSGLGTSREMLLLPSLLLLLLPFCSAVEVKRPRGVSLSNHHFYDESKPFTCLDGSATIPFDQVNDDYCDCKDGSDEPGTAACPNGSFHCSNTGYKPLYIPSSRVNDGICDCCDGTDEYNSGIVCENSCKEKGRKERETLQQMAEVTREGFRLKKILIEDWKKAREEKQKKLIELQEGKKSLEDQVETLRTVKEEAEKPEKEAKEQHRKLWEEQQAASKAQQEQELAANAFQELDDDMDGMVSVAELQTHPELDMDGDGALSEGEAQALLGGDSQTDVTAFYDRVWAAVRDKYRSEVLPTDQPALPTDVTEPKEEQPPPVPSAPLEEEEEEAEEEAEEEEEEEEEEEEEPEAQGEQPKEALPPLVPPPPASATEEDKMPPYDEQTQAFIDAAQEARNKFEEAERSLRDMEESIRNLEQEISFDFGPSGEFAYLYSQCYELTTNEYIYRLCPFKLVSQKPKQGGSPTNLGTWGAWAGPDHDKFSAMKYEQGTGCWQGPNRSTTVRLLCGKETVVTSTTEPSRCEYLMELMTPAACPEPPPEPPADGEHDEL; encoded by the exons ATGCAGCAGGAACTGTGGCTCCTGGGCAAGAGGGGAGCAGTGGGTATTGACCTTTGGCCTCAGCCTCGT GTTTGGAAAGACTCCCCCACGCTTATCGGAAGGAAAAAGAGCCCCCGCTACTC CGTGGGGGAAAGTGCATCTCCCCGCAGCCTTCTTCCTTCTGTAGAATCCGTTTCCGGCCTCGGAACCTCCAGGGAGATGTTGCTGCTGCCGtcgctgctgctgctactgctcCCCTTCTGCTCTGCAGTGGAGGTCAAGCGGCCCCGAGGCGTCTCCCTCTCCA ACCACCACTTCTACGATGAGTCCAAGCCTTTCACTTGCCTAGACGGCTCGGCCACCATCCCTTTCGATCAGGTCAACGACGATTACTGTGACTGCAAGGATGGGTCAGACGAGCCAG GCACAGCTGCCTGTCCGAATGGCAGCTTCCACTGCTCCAATACTGGCTACAAGCCCTTGTACATCCCCTCCAGCCGGGTCAACGATGGAATTTGTG ACTGCTGTGATGGGACAGACGAGTATAACAGTGGCATCGTCTGCGAGAACAGCTGCAA aGAGAAGGGCCGTAAGGAGAGGGAGACTCTGCAGCAGATGGCTGAGGTCACCCGCGAGGGGTTCCGCCTGAAGAAGATCCTCATTGAGGACTGGAAGAAGGCCCGGGAGGAGAAACAG AAAAAGCTCATCGAGctacaggaaggaaagaagtccCTGGAGGACCAGGTGGAGACATTGCGGACGGTGAAGGAGGAGGCTGAGAAGCCAGAGAAGGAGGCCAAAGAACAGCACCGGAAGCTGTGGGAAG AGCAGCAGGCTGCCTCCAAGGCCCAGCAGGAGCAGGAGCTGGCGGCCAATGCCTTCCAGGAGCTGGATGATGACATGGATGGGAT GGTCTCGGTGGCCGAGCTGCAGACCCACCCGGAGCTGGACATGGATGGGGACGGGGCACTATCAGAAGGGGAAGCCCAG GCCCTCCTCGGGGGGGACTCGCAGACAGACGTCACTGCCTTTTATGACCGTGTCTGGGCTGCCGTCAGGGACAAGTACCGGTCCGAG GTGTTGCCCACCGATCAGCCAGCACTTCCTACTGACGTGACAGAGCCCAAGGAGGAACAGCCGCCACCTGTGCCCTCAGCACCcttggaggaggaagaggaagaggctgAGGAAGaggctgaggaggaggaggaggaggaagaagaagaggaagaagagcctGAGGCACAGGGAGAGCAGCCCAAG GAGGCCCTGCCCCCACTGGTGCCTCCCCCGCCTGCTAGCGCCACCGAGGAGGACAAAATGCCACCCTACGATGAACAGACGCAGGCCTTCATCGATG CTGCCCAGGAGGCCCGCAACAAGTTTGAGGAAGCCGAGCGGTCCTTGAGGGACATGGAAGAGTCCATCAG GAACCTGGAGCAGGAGATTTCCTTTGACTTTGGCCCCAGTGGGGAGTTTGCCTACCTCTACAGCCAGTGCTACGAGCTCACTACCAATGA GTATATCTACCGGCTCTGCCCCTTCAAGCTTGTCTCGCAGAAACCCAAACAGGGAGGCTCCCCTACCAACCTTGG CACGTGGGGCGCGTGGGCCGGCCCCGACCACGACAAGTTCAGCGCCATGAAGTATGAGCAGGGCACAGGCTGCTGGCAGGGCCCCAATCGTTCCACGACT GTGCGGCTCCTGTGTGGGAAGGAGACAGTGGTGACCAGCACAACAGAGCCCAGCCGCTGCGAGTACCTAATGGAGCTGATGACACCGGCCGCCTGCCCTGAGCCGCCACCTGAGCCGCCCGCTGACGGCGAACACGATGAGCTCTAG
- the PRKCSH gene encoding glucosidase 2 subunit beta isoform X2: protein MLLLPSLLLLLLPFCSAVEVKRPRGVSLSNHHFYDESKPFTCLDGSATIPFDQVNDDYCDCKDGSDEPGTAACPNGSFHCSNTGYKPLYIPSSRVNDGICDCCDGTDEYNSGIVCENSCKEKGRKERETLQQMAEVTREGFRLKKILIEDWKKAREEKQKKLIELQEGKKSLEDQVETLRTVKEEAEKPEKEAKEQHRKLWEEQQAASKAQQEQELAANAFQELDDDMDGMVSVAELQTHPELDMDGDGALSEGEAQALLGGDSQTDVTAFYDRVWAAVRDKYRSEVLPTDQPALPTDVTEPKEEQPPPVPSAPLEEEEEEAEEEAEEEEEEEEEEEEEPEAQGEQPKEALPPLVPPPPASATEEDKMPPYDEQTQAFIDAAQEARNKFEEAERSLRDMEESIRNLEQEISFDFGPSGEFAYLYSQCYELTTNEYIYRLCPFKLVSQKPKQGGSPTNLGTWGAWAGPDHDKFSAMKYEQGTGCWQGPNRSTTVRLLCGKETVVTSTTEPSRCEYLMELMTPAACPEPPPEPPADGEHDEL from the exons ATGTTGCTGCTGCCGtcgctgctgctgctactgctcCCCTTCTGCTCTGCAGTGGAGGTCAAGCGGCCCCGAGGCGTCTCCCTCTCCA ACCACCACTTCTACGATGAGTCCAAGCCTTTCACTTGCCTAGACGGCTCGGCCACCATCCCTTTCGATCAGGTCAACGACGATTACTGTGACTGCAAGGATGGGTCAGACGAGCCAG GCACAGCTGCCTGTCCGAATGGCAGCTTCCACTGCTCCAATACTGGCTACAAGCCCTTGTACATCCCCTCCAGCCGGGTCAACGATGGAATTTGTG ACTGCTGTGATGGGACAGACGAGTATAACAGTGGCATCGTCTGCGAGAACAGCTGCAA aGAGAAGGGCCGTAAGGAGAGGGAGACTCTGCAGCAGATGGCTGAGGTCACCCGCGAGGGGTTCCGCCTGAAGAAGATCCTCATTGAGGACTGGAAGAAGGCCCGGGAGGAGAAACAG AAAAAGCTCATCGAGctacaggaaggaaagaagtccCTGGAGGACCAGGTGGAGACATTGCGGACGGTGAAGGAGGAGGCTGAGAAGCCAGAGAAGGAGGCCAAAGAACAGCACCGGAAGCTGTGGGAAG AGCAGCAGGCTGCCTCCAAGGCCCAGCAGGAGCAGGAGCTGGCGGCCAATGCCTTCCAGGAGCTGGATGATGACATGGATGGGAT GGTCTCGGTGGCCGAGCTGCAGACCCACCCGGAGCTGGACATGGATGGGGACGGGGCACTATCAGAAGGGGAAGCCCAG GCCCTCCTCGGGGGGGACTCGCAGACAGACGTCACTGCCTTTTATGACCGTGTCTGGGCTGCCGTCAGGGACAAGTACCGGTCCGAG GTGTTGCCCACCGATCAGCCAGCACTTCCTACTGACGTGACAGAGCCCAAGGAGGAACAGCCGCCACCTGTGCCCTCAGCACCcttggaggaggaagaggaagaggctgAGGAAGaggctgaggaggaggaggaggaggaagaagaagaggaagaagagcctGAGGCACAGGGAGAGCAGCCCAAG GAGGCCCTGCCCCCACTGGTGCCTCCCCCGCCTGCTAGCGCCACCGAGGAGGACAAAATGCCACCCTACGATGAACAGACGCAGGCCTTCATCGATG CTGCCCAGGAGGCCCGCAACAAGTTTGAGGAAGCCGAGCGGTCCTTGAGGGACATGGAAGAGTCCATCAG GAACCTGGAGCAGGAGATTTCCTTTGACTTTGGCCCCAGTGGGGAGTTTGCCTACCTCTACAGCCAGTGCTACGAGCTCACTACCAATGA GTATATCTACCGGCTCTGCCCCTTCAAGCTTGTCTCGCAGAAACCCAAACAGGGAGGCTCCCCTACCAACCTTGG CACGTGGGGCGCGTGGGCCGGCCCCGACCACGACAAGTTCAGCGCCATGAAGTATGAGCAGGGCACAGGCTGCTGGCAGGGCCCCAATCGTTCCACGACT GTGCGGCTCCTGTGTGGGAAGGAGACAGTGGTGACCAGCACAACAGAGCCCAGCCGCTGCGAGTACCTAATGGAGCTGATGACACCGGCCGCCTGCCCTGAGCCGCCACCTGAGCCGCCCGCTGACGGCGAACACGATGAGCTCTAG
- the ODAD3 gene encoding outer dynein arm-docking complex subunit 3, whose protein sequence is MTSPLCRAASANVLTAQDQVSTPSSKVKGSQPQAKTGHPRGKGAAQAWYPVHSKSGHLHPGGAKPAVHTRVAELQRKIQLLEGDRKAFYESSQWTIKKNQETINQLHEEIKALQLQLVNLLQGDEKVVQEVIREWKSEKSYLKNRTGQALEFLDHRLSEKVKQLNSLRHEVEMRQKRLDELQLQHSLRELEMAEAQDSNTEVAKTMRNLENRLEKARMKAEEAEHITSVYLQLKAYLQEESLNLENRLDTMEAEVVRTKHELEELHLVNQEALNARNIAKNQLQYLEETVYRERKERERYITECKKRAEERKLQNERMERKTQREHMLLQSDDTIQDNLRAKEEELLRRWSMYQMEVIFGKVKDATGVADTHSVVRRFLAQGDTFTQLETLKRENEETLVRLKQEKQGLQRELERLKYSGEATLVSEQKLHAELQGRLKTEEQRSAAAQEQLVRTTRAMQVAKAGLEHLAGKLLYITVEDSRFAGKELDPQTANYLPDLLGVVEEKLLKLQTQLEALDLPEMLQHIADREFYASLEGKLPQYNTRIDLPLVSSKDKYFDEEESEDDDNHVATRAALKIHSQKFIESRSKKRGRSRRS, encoded by the exons ATGACATCTCCTCTGTGCAGGGCGGCTTCCGCCAACGTTCTGACTGCTCAGGACCAAGTTTCGACGCCCTCCTCCAAGGTCAAAGGCAGTCAGCCTCAGGCCAAGACTGGCCACCCCCGAGGCAAGGGTGCGGCCCAGGCCTGGTACCCAGTCCATTCCAAATCTGGACATCTCCACCCCGGCGGGGCGAAGCCCGCAGTGCACACACGGGTGGCTGAGTTACAAAGGAAGATACAACTGTTAG AGGGCGACAGGAAGGCCTTTTATGAGAGCTCACAGTGGACCAtcaagaagaaccaggagaccaTCAACCAGCTCCACGAGGAGATCAAGGCATTGCAACTACAGCTGGTGAACCTGCTCCAG GGAGATGAGAAAGTGGTCCAGGAAGTGATTCGGGAATGGAAGTCAGAGAAGTCTTACCTGAAGAACAGAACAGGCCAG GCCCTGGAGTTCCTGGATCACCGGCTGAGTGAGAAGGTGAAGCAGCTGAACTCCCTGCGACACGAGGTGGAGATGCGGCAGAAGCGGCTGGACGAGCTCCAGCTGCAGCACAGCCTGCGAGAGCTCGAGATGGCCGAGGCGCAAGATAGCAACACGGAGGTGGCCAAG ACCATGCGGAACCTGGAGAACCGCCTGGAGAAGGCCCGGATGAAGGCGGAGGAGGCGGAACACATCACCAGTGTGTACCTGCAGCTCAAGGCCTATCTGCAG GAGGAGAGCCTTAACTTGGAGAACAGGCTGGATACTATGGAGGCTGAGGTGGTGCGGACGAAGCACGAGCTGGAGGAGCTGCACCTGGTGAACCAGGAGGCGCTCAACGCCCGGAATATCGCCAAG AACCAGCTGCAATATCTGGAGGAGACGGTGTACCGAGAGCGCAAGGAACGGGAGCGCTACATAACCGAGTGCAAGAAGCGAGCAGAGGAGAGGAAACTGCAGAACGAGCGCATGGAACGCAAG ACCCAGCGCGAGCACATGCTGCTACAGTCCGACGACACGATCCAGGACAACCTCCGTGCCAAGGAGGAGGAGCTGCTGCGTCGCTGGAGCATGTACCAGATGGAGGTGATCTTCGGCAAGGTCAAGGACGCCACTGGTGTGGCTGACACACAC TCCGTCGTGCGGAGGTTCCTGGCCCAAGGCGATACCTTCACGCAGTTGGAGACCCTCAAGAGGGAGAATGAGGAGACACTAGTGAGGCTGAAGCAAGAGAAACAGGGGCTGCAGCGGGAGCTTGAGCGCCTCAAGTACTCAGGGGAGGCCACGCTGGTGAG TGAGCAGAAGCTGCATGCTGAGCTGCAGGGGCGCCTCAAGACCGAGGAGCAGCGGAGCGCTGCGGCACAGGAACAGCTAGTGCGTACCACGCGGGCCATGCAAGTGGCCAAGGCGGGCCTCGAGCACCTGGCCGGCAAGCTGCTGTACATCACCGTG GAGGACAGCCGCTTCGCCGGAAAGGAGCTGGATCCCCAAACAGCCAACTACCTGCCAGACCTGCTGGGCGTGGTGGAAGAAAAGCTGCTGAAGCTGCAGACGCAGCTTGAGGCCCTCGACTTGCCGGAGATGCTGCAACACATCGCCGATCGTGAG TTCTACGCCAGCTTAGAGGGAAAGCTGCCCCAGTACAACACCCGCATCGATCTGCCCCTTGTCAGCTCCAAGGACAAGTACTTCG ACGAGGAGGAGAGTGAGGACGACGACAACCACGTGGCGACTCGTGCGGCGCTCAAGATCCATTCCCAGAAATTCATCGAATCCCGAAGCAAGAAGCGGGGTCGCTCACGGAGGTCCTAG